The genomic stretch ATTCCAGAAAGGGTCGGAGAGAGTTGCATGTATTATTTTATACACATCCCAATGAGTACTGCTATTTTTCACACTAAATTTCTATACCAACTTTGTGCTGGTTGGTGTGGCAAGTTTTAACCggttaatattattgttttttaagtAACCGACATAAAGTCACATGGCTGATGAGAAAATCCAATGTGGAAATTAGCAGTACTCCTTTtctaatagaaaataaagacaaatgaAATAAAGGTAGATTGAGAAATTGGGAAGCAGATAATGAGCTCAAACATTTATCCCACATCTATGTTAtttaagaaagaagaagaaatgtcACTACATGATAAATTCATAAGTGGTGCAAGAGATGTGAGCTCACTTGGCTTCACAATACCAAGAATTAAAAGGCAGAATAATCTAGCCTCTCGCCACATTCTAATGTGCCACTGAAAAGAAATcaatcaataaaaatataacataacTTCCCAATGAATAGTTATCATTATAATGAAATCAATAAATACAATCAGTCATTGCAGGTGAAGAACAGTGTCCAAAGCCAAATGTTATTTACAACTTTGTACAAGAATCACAAAGTTTTCTTGGTCTGTACACAGCCAAGACAGCAATAAGTAGAGCTGTATAATAGCCTTCTTCAGAGAGCCCTGAGAACAACTTTGCTGGTTGAGTGAACACCCATTGCGGCAAGTTTCAGTACCGCACGACCCCTATACAACCTGTGACGCAAAATCCATGTCAAGGCCAATTTTGCTGACTAAGGTTAAATTTCTGTTGGAACATAACTGAAACCTATAATGCTAGGGGAGACATGCACAAAACTCTGAAACCAATCAAATACTGAATGCTATAAAATAATGCGAGTTCACTGAACTCCTACTGGCAGGTGCCAATGCAGACACAAACAGTAACTCACAATCAAACAGTCTAGGTAACTCAAACACGTTGCTCCAACAGTAATGTACACCTCCTGCCAATGTAGTCCCAATTTATGGAGGAGACTGATGCTAAAGCGATTAcgtatttcaaatttaaaatattaaatgtaAAGATGTGATAGAAATCATAATTATTGTCTAGGAGCAGTAACACATTTAAATATTTAAGGAAAGATGAAATAGTTATTTCCGGCAAAATTGATTCATGGGTTGTACAACTGTGTCAAAAGGTCTAGCAATTACTTGCTTCCATTTACGTACAGGAAAATAGGAGGTCAAGCAAAGGGAGGGGGATGATATGAGATGGAAAAGGGATGTGGAACTGGAAATAGTAAGCCTAAATTCAGTAGCAATGTTTTCCTGCTTACCAATACCTTATTACATCTTTGATTTCTGAGGCAAGATTATGCATAAGAAccatattttgtaaaaaaaatttaaaattacaaaaataatgcaAATTATGCAATGTAACATATCTATGCATATCTTTCAATTTCTTGACCTGGAGAGCAGCAGAAGATCGAGGATAACATTCTCAACAGCTAATGGTATAGAAAACAAGTTAAAACTCACCCTGCCAGAGCAAGTCCCCACGTGGACAGGGCATAAAACAGTTTCCCAGCATGCCAAATATTTAACATCTTCTCGAGTTTGCTGACATCACCTAATGCTTTCCCCAAAGCTGCAAGTTTATAATGTCTCAGAGATAAGTAACATAGGCAATCATTCCTGGGTCAAAATCTCACATGTCACTGGGAGAAGCCAGAACCAGATTGGTGATTATTACATCAATGAGAAAGATGCCAAATTTCCAAAGGTATCCAAGGAATACATGTTATCAGCAAGCATAGCACTCGGAAATAGGCATCTTGTTCCCAAGGTAATACTATTAGAGAAATCAACCTCCAACAAGGAAGAAGACAGTCAAAATGTGATTTTGGTCTGCAAACTATGTTAAATTTCAATTTCGTCCTTGAATGACTATGACAAATTAGTACCTCatgttttgaaaacatttcaatattttttttgccCGGTCTTGCCGTCACTATACAAATGATAATTGCTGACATGATTAACTTTTTTCCACCCTCATATGTCCTTGTATTACTGACATGACATGTCAGGCCAAAGCAAGGCTCACATAATCAAAGTAAAATGGCACCATATGATACGCATGTCAGAAGGTGCCAAGTGCTTCTCTTATCTTGTGAGTTTTGCTATTGCCTAATGTGTCATGTCAACAATACAAGGGCATGTGGGAAATCAGAAAATGTAATGTGACACATTGTTTAGGGTCCAAAGGTCATATTATGAACCCTTACCACTCCCTATAAGACATTAAGACATTATGCTGAAGTTACAACCTATAttaagttttgggaaaaaaattttggggcaAAAGCATTTTCAAATGACTGGGCAGCAAGCTTACTTTTTTGCAGCTCTTCCGGTGTCAAATTCTGCATTTGCAAGGAAGAAAATCATATTAGATAGAGGGcatgaaataattaataatcAATGAGAAATAAGGTTCGGTAGCCATGTACCCTAGCTTTTGAGTTTGACATAATGCATCTAGCCATAAAGTTCGCAACCCCATCCACCACATGCTCCTCACTAACAACTATATAATTTTCATTATCAATTCCGCTCCATTCTTCAACATTGCCTGGCACCATTTCATCTGTGACCCATACCCACCAGCTGGGTTCTTCATTGTCAACTTTTATTAGAATTTCAGCCGAATGCAAATCATCACCTAATCAGAGAATCAACCCCAAAACCCAGAAAAAGATCAAAGTTGTGAAACTTAAAGGATAGGAAAGATGTTGCATTGGATAACATGCAAAGATACAACCCCACgaaataaagtaaaaaacctGTAGCCTCCTTGAAAGGAAACTCATAGCTAGTTCCGTTGGCTGAAGCCTGCTGGAGAGATTTGAGCCGAGTCAAGAAGTGTTCAGAATCCACCGTTGCCACAAGCCGAACATACAACTGAAATTGCAAAAGTAATACCTCACATCAATATAACTAAATGTATCACGAATAACCAACTCCATTTACTTTGCTATTCTAGAAGATCTTGGATATAACAAAGGGAGGTAAACGGTATGCGTAAAAATGCTCAAGGAATctaatttcttaagaaatttaacaatttccttttccttcacATCAACCCACATGAGGAATTCCACAAAATTCAacagaaaatgacaaaattccataattttttatattaatttgacataaaatatttccactaaaaccaaaaaaaagaaaagaaaagtaaagacGTACATCGGGGGGGCAATCGTTGAATAAACACGGGGATTGGGAGAGGTCCTGAAGGAGCTTCAGATTCTGCTCGAGCAAGTTCCTAAGGCGCCGATTCTCCGATCGCAAAGCGTCCAATTCGTCCTCCGAAGACGCGCACTTGCTCTCGGGCGCGCCCTCCTGCTCGTGGCTCGTCTGGTGGTGGTGGCGGCATTCCATGGCGGTCCAGGCCACATCGGCAACCTCCAGAACCGTCTTGGCCACCTCTATGGCACCGTGGCCTCCCATGGCTTTTCGCgaattttggggttttttttttttggcggggATCGCCTCTCAATTTCGTGGGGATTTGGGGGGAAGGAACCCTAAAAGAGGTTGGTCCGTACTTTTGGCGACCTTTCCCTTTCTCTATGTTAAATTATATAAGAtgattgattattttattaattaaacattataAGATGAACTTCGTTTTTACAGTAATGTCACGTGACTATGGCGTGGGTGCTGACAGGGTCTTGCATTGGAGTTTGACTAAAATTTGAAATACAACCTTTTTGATGAAATTGACTGATCCAACGGTCCAGATCAAGAATAAACCTCAGAACTTGTACGGAAAACCATACCTGACTCTTATATCAGTAGATACACCCTAACAAATCCCTCTCCACGGGCAGACTCCATAGTCCGAGAGCGAGGAGAAAGGAACAGAGCGACAGAAATGGCGGAAGAGGCGCGAGATAGCGAGAGCCCGAACGAGGGGGCGCACGAAATTGAGTCGCAGATTAAAGGCGCTATGCACTCACGCGTGGCTCACTTCAAAGAACAAGCAGAGTACTCTTTCTCTCTACCTCTATTGTGCCCTAATCAGTTGGCGTGCAAAACGCCGTAGTTTCtctgtgtgattgcttatcatAGTGACAGAGAATCAGTGTTTTTGGTTTCAACTAGGTGTACAAGCCTAATAGTAAGAGTCCTGTGGTTTacatagtatttttttttttttggcggaAGAATGAAGTATTAGGAGTTTTACGCTTCTATTCAATTTCAGGGTTTTGAAGGTTTAGCGTGTTGACATGAAATATAGCATTTTCTCATTGTTATTCATAATCTTTTAGTGATATCATTTCTTCTTGTGGTATTACCTCTCTGTTGGTGTGTTATTTGATGTCTATTTCTTGTACTGATTTTGGGAAGTGTTGTAAGTTGTAAGCTGTTTACAAAATTTCCAGCTGTGTTTGTATCTCCCTGGGAGCTtagttttcacatttttttcttcttagcTAGGTTTTTCTCCTGTCTACTTGTAACTGAGTAGCAGTtttcgcttttaatgatattttgattacttatataaaaataaaaaaataaaaaaataaattgtgtaCAATTTTTGGGGTCTGTCCTATGCACCAGTTTAAATGGAAGAGTTTCGTGCAAATCATGGTTTAGCATTAAATTTGCtgttttttgttaaatgatttttttggtaaTGCTCATGCTCATACTCATGCATCAAGAATTTATTGATTGAGAGTTAGGGGTTATATTGTGAATGAAATTATTGGTATATATTGCTCATTGGTTCATTTGTTGCATAAATTTGGAACCAATGTATCtgctttaagttttttttttttttttttttccctgcacAAAAAAGGGCAAAGGGGGGCAACCAAATGTGGCATCTCTACCTAGTGTGACCGTAGCAGCCTCTACTCACTGTGTTGTCAGTCAAGAGGGGCATAGATGGCACAGGAAGATGCTCCTTGGAGATGAATTGAGCCACAACCTACCCTAGGCCCGCCAAACCTTCAGTAACACCAGGGAAGGGTCCTGTGGATTGAACTTGGGACATAACCCTTGCGGGCCTTGTAATGACCCTTAAATAGGGCCCCTGGTGCCACAGAGCCACAAGGCTCGATGGTTGCTTTAAATTGTTTCATTAGTATATTAGTGAAATTTGTTGGCCTTGAGCCTTTCATGGGCCATTCAAagttgaattatttatttgattgtttttgGATGCAGTTCTTTGACATTTGAGGGGGTACGGAGATTGTTAGAGAAAGACTTGGGGTTGGAGACGTATGCTTTGGATGTGCATAAGAGACTTATAAAGCAATGTTTGCAGGAGGTATCTCTTTGGATCTAGGAACTCTTCATCCACTTATAATCTGAATATGCTGTAGTCAAAGTAGAACATTCTACAATGAGATGCTTTCTCTTCGACTTTGAATTCTGTCCTCATGTAGGGGAAATGGTTTTCACGGTACCATATCATATTTTGTGccttttttacaaataaaagttaaatgtaAAGGAAAAGTCAAGCTATAGTCTAGAAAAATCAGAACAAAAGCAGAGTAGATAAACAAAACTGATTAGATACTGTGAGGTTTACCAACTCCTTTTCTCATTTCTAAGGGAAGAAGCTTCAATGCCACAAATACACCAATAGGCAATAGTGTTGGTCTCGGAAGTCTTATCACTCTAATACTCTTCTTACTAGCACATATCCACCATTTGCAGAACAGATCGAATGCAAATTTTGGCTGTGCCTTAGCAATTGTAAAAAGAGAGAACAAACACTCACAATAATGGAATAGCGAGGCAAAAAATGAAGAGAACATGCTATTTGTGATATTGCCCAACCAATTCTTTTCTTTGCTCATATAGGCCCAAGAAAAGAACTTATCTTTGACTTTCAATTGAACAAATAATGTGACTTTCGGTGGATCCAAGACTTCAAATGACATCAGGCATTGATAGGCCGAGagccatcttcttcatcatgaCTTAGAAAGGACGGAATATTAGAGTGACTGAAATTAAATGAGGCAACATGCTATTGCTATACTAGTCTGTATCATCACAACTAATATTTACATAGGATAGAGGCATAGAACGCCATGCAACTTCTAGGGTTCCTAGTGCATCTCATATATTGAACAAAACCACATAATTCTACATTCTAGCCCACTTTTACATATCAATTCCGAATAGCTAGGTGATCACCCATGAGGCATCCACGCATGATAACCCTCTTAAagctttattttacttttgaaaccactaatgaaAGCTTTTAGATATCCAACTCCATTAAGATTTTGTAGAGACCACTAATAATGGATTCTTAAAGCCTTCTCGAGATGGTCAACGGTTTCGCCCCTATGAGTGATGCAGTAGGATGTAGGCATATACTAATCTTTATCGTGATCTTCATGCTAATTTAGTTTAGGTTATTCAAGGGTATTTGAtgttatcattatttttgttaCTGTAATTGGCTTAGGTTACACACATAATCAAATCTGTTTAACAACCCACAACTTTACTCTTCACCTCCTCAATTATATCATCATTAtcgttgttattattatttgtatttattagTATTTCATCTATGGTGATGTATGGCTAGGAAAAATTAGATTAAGGGTTATGGTGGACCCAGACTTTATCCTTCACCAAATAAGCAGGATAAGAAAAGACTAGTCGTCTAGTGGCAAATTCTGATGGACTAGTGGACCTGTTGGGTTTTGGACTAGTGAAAATAGTAGAACTGCATCCTCCGCTTGATAGTTCAATGCATTGGATTTTAGATGCttttaaacaattttgtttGGAAATCTGATTGTTGattcaaacaattttttccGGATTCTAATTGTTGAGAAGGGATGCATAAA from Corylus avellana chromosome ca1, CavTom2PMs-1.0 encodes the following:
- the LOC132167034 gene encoding uncharacterized protein LOC132167034 codes for the protein MGGHGAIEVAKTVLEVADVAWTAMECRHHHQTSHEQEGAPESKCASSEDELDALRSENRRLRNLLEQNLKLLQDLSQSPCLFNDCPPDLYVRLVATVDSEHFLTRLKSLQQASANGTSYEFPFKEATGDDLHSAEILIKVDNEEPSWWVWVTDEMVPGNVEEWSGIDNENYIVVSEEHVVDGVANFMARCIMSNSKARNLTPEELQKTLGKALGDVSKLEKMLNIWHAGKLFYALSTWGLALAGLYRGRAVLKLAAMGVHSTSKVVLRAL